In Gemmatimonadaceae bacterium, the sequence CGCGCGGAACGTTCGAGGAGTTTCCCGATCTCTACACGGGCGCGGACCTCAGCCATCTGTCCAGGATCTCCGACGCCAATCCCCAGCAGAAGGACTTCAATTGGGGTACGGCGGAACTGGTGCACTGGATCAGCGCCGACGGGATTCCCCTGGCCGGCATCCTGTACAAGCCGGAAAATTTCGACCCGGCCAAGAAGTACCCGATGATCACCTACTACTACGAGCGCCTGTCCGACAATCTCTACCATTACGTGCCGCCGGGCGGCCGCAACGTGATCAACCCGACGCACTACGTGTCGAACGGCTATCTGATCTTCGAACCCGACATCCCGTATGAAATCGGATATCCGGGACCGAGCGCGATGAAGGCGGTCGTTCCCGGCGTCGAGATGCTGCTCGGCCGCGGGTACGTGGACCTGAACGCACTCGGGCTCCAGGGGCACTCCTGGGGCGGCTACCAGACGGCGTACATGATCACGCAGACGCACATGTTCAAGGCGGCGATGGCCGGCGCGCCGGTGGCCGACATGTTCAGCGCGTATGGCGGGATTCGCTGGCAGTCGGGCCTCAACCGGTCCATGCAATACGAGCACACCCAGAGCCGCATCGGGGGGTCGATCTGGGAATACCCGCTGCGCTACATCGAGAATTCCCCGCTGTTCTGGGCCGACAAGATCACGACGCCGCTCCTGATGATGGCCAACGACGGCGACGGCGCGGTGCCGTGGTACCAGGGGATCGAGATGTACGTGGCGCTGCGCCGCCTGGGCAAGGAGGTATATATGTTCGATTATAACGGCGACGAGCACAACCCCACGAAGCGCGCCAATCAGATGGACATCGCCATGCGCATGCAGCAGTTCTTCGACTACCACCTGCGCGGATTCCCCGAACCCGCCTGGATGATCCACGGCATTCCCTACCTCCAGAAGGGGCGGGACCAGCTCGGGCATCCGGCCGGCGTGCTCCCGGCGTCCGCCGGCGGCGCCGACTCCTCGCGCACCCACTAACGGAGCGACTCCCATGGCCGACGTCATCGACTACAAGATCATCGGCGACGACCTCCAGGCAGTGATCATCACGCTCGACGCCGGCGAGCGGGTGATCGCCGAGGCGGGCGCGATGATGTACATGCAGGACGGGATTCGCATGGACACCACGCTCGACCCCAACGCCCAGGGCGGGAGCATGGTGGGCAAACTGCTGGGCGGCGCCAAACGGGCCCTGAGCGGCGACTCGTTCTTCATGACCACATTCACGAACGCGGCGGGCGTGCGCCGCGACGTGGCATTCGCCGCCGTCACGCCGGGCAAGATCCACCCCGTCGATCTCAAGGATTGGGGCGGACGGATCGTCGCCCAGCGAGACGCATTCCTGTGCGGCGCCCGCGGCATGAACGTCTCGGTGGCGTTCTCGCGCCGATTGGGCGCCGGCTTTTTCGGCGGCGAGGGGTTCATCCTGCAGCGCATCGAGGGCGACGGGCTGGTGTTCCTGCACGCCTCGGGCACCCTCTGCGAGATGCAACTCGCAGGCGGCGAGAAGATCCAGGTGGACACCGGCTGCCTCGTGGCGTTCGACGAACGCGTAGATTACGACATCGCGATGGTGCCGGGCATCAAGACCGCGCTGTTCGGCGGGGAGGGATTGTTCTTCGCCACGCTCACCGGGCCTGGCCGCGTGATCCTGCAGTCGATGCCGTTCTCCCGGTTGGCCGACCGGATCCTGGCCTCGGCGCCACGGGCGGGCGGCGCACGCAAGGAGGAGGGGGGGCTGGGCGGCGCGCTGGGACTGATGGGTGGCTTGCTCAACAACAGAGACTGACGCGTCGCGGCCGGCGCGCCGGGCGATCACCGTGGTGGAGGCGAGACTGGAGATGCCGGTGTCCGAAGATCGGGTCATTCCGTGAACGACGTGCCGTTCGCCGAGCCGTTCGCACGGTTCCGGTCGCTGCTCGACGAAGCCACGGCGTTGGACCGCGCCGTCCTTCCCGAGCCAACGGCATTCGCGCTCGGCACGGTGGACGCCGGCGGGCGGCCCGCGGTGCGGATCGTCCTGCTCAAGGGCGTCGACGAGCAGGGGTTCGTGTTCTACACGAACTTCGAGAGCCGCAAAGGGCGCGAACTCCGGGGCAATCCGCACGCTGCCCTCTGCTTCTACTGGCAAGCCCTGGAGCGCCAGGTGCGCGTGGAGGGCCTCGCGGCGCCGGTGGCCGAGGCCGACGCCGACGCCTACTTCGCCTCGCGGGCGCGGGGCAGCCAGATCGGCGCGTGGGCGTCCACGCAGAGCCGCGAGGAAGCCACCGAGGGACTGCTGCAAACGCGGTACGCGGAGTTCGAGCGGAAGTTCGAGGGGCAGGCCGTGCCGCGCCCGGCGTACTGGTCGGGGTTCCGGGTCGCGCCGGAGCGCATGGAATTCTGGCGCGGGATGCCCAGCCGGCTGCACGAGCGCGAGCTGTACGTGCGCGAGGGCGCGGGGTGGCGCGTGCGGACGCTCTTCCCGTAACGGACGTCGAGCCGCCGTGGCACGCGGGGGCGTGAGGCTGTAAGATTCCGCCATGGCGACACACACGGCGGAGCCGGCCCCTTCCGTGCCGGACGCGGGCGCGGCCGGCAGCGGCTGGACGATCGAATCGGCGCGGCAACTCTACAACATCGAAGGGTGGGGGGGCGGCTTCTTCGACATCAACGAGAAGGGGCACGTCGTGGTGCGCCCCGATCGCACGCAGCCGGAACACGAGCTGGACCTGTTCGAGCTCGAACTCGACCTCGAAGAGCAGGGCGTGGCCCTGCCGGTGCTGCTCCGTTTCTCCGACATCCTCCGCTCGCGCATCGACGCGCTCTCGGGGCACTTCCAGGCGGCCCGCGAGGAATACGGCTACGAGGGCGGGTACACCACCGTCTATCCCATCAAGGTCAATCAGCAGCGGCACGTGGTGGAAGAGATCGTGCAATTCGGTGCCGCGCACGGCGTGGGGCTCGAGTGCGGCAGCAAGCCGGAACTGCAGGCGGTACTCGGGCTGGCCGAGCACACGGCCCACGTGATCGTGTGCAACGGCTACAAGGACGAGGAGTTCATGCGCCTCGCGCTCATGGGCCAGAAGCTCGGCCACCAGGTGTTCATCGTCATCGAGCAGTTGAGCGAGATCGACGTGTTGCTCCAGGTGGCGGACGAGATGGAAGTGACGCCGACCGCCGGCGTGCGGATCAAGCTCGCCTCGCGCGGCTACGGGCGCTGGGCGGAGAGCGGCGGCGAGAAGTCCAAGTTCGGACTCAACGCGGCGCAGTTGGTGCAGGCAGTGGAGAAACTCCGCGCGGCCGGCCGACTCGACATTCTGCGGCTCATCCACTTTCACCTCGGGTCCCAGATCACCGACATCCGGTTCATCAAGTCGGGCCTGCAGGAGATCGCGCGGTTCTACGTGGAGCTGCGGTCCATGGGCGTGAACATCACGCACGTGGACGTGGGGGGCGGGCTGGGCGTGGATTACGACGGCACCAACTCGACGTCGGACGCCAGCGTGAACTACTCGCTGCAGGAATACGCCAACGACGTCATGTACACGCTGGCCGAGGCCTGTCGCGAGCACGAGCAGCCCATGCCGCACGTGATCAGCGAGTCGGGCCGCGCCCTCACGGCCCACCACGCGCTGCTCCTGCTCAAGGTGATCGACGTCGAATCGGTGGCCGAGCAGCCGCTGCCGCCGCTCACCGACGACGACCACCAGCTGCTGCACGAAATGGTGGCCGACTACAAGGATGTCTCGCGCAAGAACGCGTCGCGGCGGCGCGTCAAGGAAGTATTCCACGACGCGACGTTCGACAAGGAACGCGCCCACGAGTACTTCAATTCCGGCGTCTTGTCGCTCCGCGAGCGCGCGCTGGCCGACCAGATCTACTTCTCGACGATCAACCTCATCGCGCGGATCTGCCGCCAGAACCGCGACGCGTACGACGACATCATGGCCGACCTCGAGGCGACGCTGGTCGACCGCTACTTCTGCAACTTCTCGCTGTTCCAGTCGCTGCCCGACAGCTGGGCCATCGACCAGTTGTTCCCGATCATGCCCATCCACCGCCTGGACGAGGAGCCCACGCGGCGCGGGACGCTGCAGGACGTGACCTGCGACTCCGACGGCAAAATCGACCGGTTCGTGGGCGAGAAGAACGGCGCGCCAAGCCTCGAACTGCACGAGTTCCGCGACGGCGAGCCGTACGTGCTCGGGGTGTTCCTCACCGGGGCGTACCAGGAAATCCTGGGCGACCTGCACAACCTGTTCGGTGACACCAACGCCGTGCACATCCGGCTCGGACCGAACGGCGGCTACGACGTGAGCGACCTCGTGCACGGCGACACGGTGACCGAAGTGCTCAACTACGTCCAGTTCCGGGCGTCCGACCTGCTCCAGGTGTTCCGCCGCAAGGTGGCGGCCGCCAAGTATCTCACGCGGCAGGAAGCGAACACGTTCATCGCCGACTACGTCGCCGGCCTCGAAGGCTACACGTACCTGGAGGGCGAAGCGGCGCAGTGACGCCGCCCCATGCCCTGGTCCTCGCCGCCACCACCGGGCTGATCGGCGAATCGGCGGCGGCGCACCTGCTCGTCGCGCTGGCCGCGATCCTGGTGGCCACGCGCGCGCTGGGCGAGGTCGCGCAGCGGCTTCGCCAGCCCGCCGTGCTGGGCGAACTCATCGCCGGCGTGCTCCTCGGCGGGTCGGTGTTGGGCATCGTCGACGCCTCGAGCCCCGTGTTGTCCGCGATGTCGGAACTCGGGGTCATCCTGCTGCTCTTCGAGATCGGCTTGGAGACCGACGTCCGGAACCTCATCAAGGTGGGCGGCGTGGCCGCCACGGTGGCGTGCGCTGGCGTGGTGTTGCCGTTCGGCGCCGGCTATCTGGGTGCCGAGTTGTTCGGTCTGGGCCGGGTGCCGGCGCTGGTGTGCGGGGCGGCCCTCTGCGCCACGTCGGTGGGGATCTCGGCCCGCGTGCTGTCGGACCTGGGCATGCTCGACACCACGGAGGGTCGCGTCGTTCTGGGCGCGGCGGTGATCGACGACGTCATCGGGTTGGTGATCCTGGCCGTCGTGGCGGGCATCGTGGAGGGCGGGTCCGTGTCGCTGCCGCGAATCGCCCGGATTGCCGGAGTCGCCGTCGGGTTCGTGGTCGTGGCCGTGGCGGTGGGCTCGCGCGTGGCGCCGCTGGTTTTCCGGGCGGCCGAGAAGGTACGGGCGGCCGGCGCGCTCGGCCTGGTGGCCATCGCGTTCGCGTTCTTCCTGGCGTGGACGGCGCACCTGGCCGGATCGGCGATGATCATCGGCGCGTTCGCGGCGGGCGTCGTGCTGCACGATCTGCCGCAGCGCGGCGCCGTGCAGGAATCGACCACCCGCATCGGACAGTTCTTCGTGCCCATCTTCTTCGCCAGCGTTGGAGCTGCGGTGGATCTGCCCGCGCTCCTCCACGGCAGCGCGCTGCAGGTCGGGGCGATTCTGATCGGGGTGGGCATCGTGGGCAAGGTGCTGGCCGGGTACGTGCCGTGGTGGTTCAAGGGCGACAAACTGCTCGTGGGGGTGGCCATGGTGCCGCGCGGCGAAGTCGGGCTCATCTTCGCGCAGATGGGCCTCGCCTCGGGTGGCATCGACAACGGGCTCTTCGGCGCCATCATGCTGATGGTGCTGGTGACGACCTTCGTGACGCCGCCGGCGCTGGGCCGGCGCGCTGCGTCGCGGTTGCGTCAGGCGGCGGAACCTCAGGGTATCGATGACCTGGTCGCCGGACCATCCAGAAACAGAAAAGGGCGCTGACGCGGATTCCGCGTCAGTGCCCTCGATCGCGAAGGGCGCCGATTACATCCGGTCGGCCACCGCCTGCCAGTTCACCACGTTCCACCAGGCCTTGATGTAGTCCGGACGGCGATTCTGGTAGTGCAGGTAATAGGCATGCTCCCAGACGTCGAGTCCCATCACGGCGTGCTTGCCTTCCATGAGCGGGTTGTCCTGGTTGGGCGTGCTGGTAATCGACAGCTTGCCGCCGTCGGTGATCAGCCAGGCCCATCCCGACCCGAAGCGGCCGGCGCCCGCCGCGGCGAACTGCTCCTGGAACTTGGCAAAGTCGCCGAACGACTTCTTGATCGCGTCGGCCAGCTTGCCGGTGGGCTCGCCGCCGCCCTTCGGCCCCATGATCTGCCAGAACATGGAGTGATTCCAATGGCCGCCGGCGTTGTTGCGCACCGCGGTCCGCACCGCTTCGGGCACGGCGTTGAGATCCTTGAGCAGATCGTCCAGCGACTTGCCCTGGAACGCCGGCGCTTTCTCCAACGCCGCATTCAGGTTGTTGACGTAGCCACCGTGATGCTTGTCGTGGTGGATCTCCATCGTCCGCGCGTCGATGTGCGGCTCCAGCGCGTTGTTCGCGTAGGGCAGAGCGGGGAGGGTGAAAGCCATAGCGGTCTCCTTGGACGTCAGGCGTCCGATGCGATATCCGGAGCAGTCGCTCGGCGGCGCGCGCGCCACCATGCGATGGCGCCGGGCATGAGCGAGAGAACAATCACCACCATGATGACCACGTCGATGTGGCGATCGATCCCTGGAATGTAACGACCGAGGAAATATCCGGTGAACAGCATGCCCCAGATCCAGAGCAGACCGCCGACCACGTTGTATACGGTGTAGCGCCACCAGTCCATGGTGGCCACGCCGGCCACCACGGGCACGAAGGTGCGCACGATGGGCATGAACCGCGCGATCAGCACGGTTGCGCCACCGCGGCGCTCGTAGAAGTCGTGGGCCCGCAACAGATGCTTGCGCTTGAACAGCAGCGAATCGGGCCGGGAGTACAGTGCCCGGCCGGTAACCCTTCCGATGCCATACCCCGACGTGTTGCCGGCGATCGACGCCACCGACAGCAGGAGCCCCAGCAGATAGACGTCGAACTGGCCGAGCGCCGCGAACAGCCCCGCCGTGACGATCAGCGAATCACCCGGCAGGAAGAACCCCACGAGCAGCCCGGTTTCGGCGAAGATCACCAGCGTGAGCCCGACGTAGCCGCCCCAGGTGATCAACTCATGGACGTTGGTCAGGCGATGGAAGAGATCGAGAAGTTGGTCCATGAGGTGACGGGTAGGAGTGGCCCTGCCGCGAACCAGTGAACTTCGGCCCTCATGGAGGCCGGGTCAATGGGATAGGGCGCGCCCGCCTTGCCGCGGCGACGGCGGCGGAGCGAACTTCGCAGGGCCCGTCGTTCCCCTCTCGCCCGCTGCCGTGCTGTCCATCCACGTCGTTTCACACACCCACTGGGACCGCGAGTGGTACCACCCGGCGGCGCGCTTTCGCCAGGGCCTCGCCGCGTTGGTGGACGACTTGCTCGACGATCCGCCGGCGGGCGGCGCGAGCTTCCTGCTCGACGGCCAGGCGGTGCTGCTCGGCGACTACCTTGCCGTCCGGCCGGAACGCGCGCTCGACCTCACCACGCTCCTGCGCCGCGGAGCGCTCGAGGCGGGGCCCTGGTTCGTACTCGCCGACGAGCTGATTCCGGGCGCCGAGGCGCTCGTGCGCAACCTGATCATGGGCCTCCGCATGCTGCGCGCCTTTGGCGGGGAATCGCCGCCGGTGCTCTACTGCCCGGACTCGTTCGGGCACCCCGCAGCACTGCCCACGCTGGCCCGAGGATTCGGCCTCGAGATGGCCGTCGTGTGGCGTGGCTTCGGCAGCCGTCGGTGGCCCGCCGGCGACGCCTGCTGGTGGCGCGCGCCGTCAGGCGACCGCGTGCTGCTCTACCATCTGCCCCGGAGCGGCTACGAGTTCGGCGCCGACCTGCCGCCCGATCCCGTTGCCGCCGCAGCGCGGTGGCAGTCGATGCGCCACGAGCTGGCCGCGCGCAGCACGGTCGGCGCCGTGCTCCTGCCCAACGGCGCCGACCACCATGCCCGGCAACGGCGGCTGGGCGAGGCCGTGGCGGCGCTGGCCGATGCCGCGGCGCCCACGCGGGTGGAGGCGAGTTCTCTGCGTGTCTTCGCCGCCGCGGCGCTCGACGGCGCCGCGCATTCCGATCTGCCGGAGGTGCAGGGCGAACTGCGCGACTCCTACGGCTATACGTGGACGTTGCAGGGAACCTTGGCCACGCGGGCCCATCAGAAGCGCCGAGCCGCCCGTCTCGAGCGGTTGCTGGTGCGCGAGACGGAGCCGTGGGCGGCGCTCGCCGCCCGCCGGCCGGGGCGCTCGCGCCTGGGGTTGGTCCGCGCGGCGTGGCGCGACCTGCTGCTCGGCCAGCCGCACGACACGCTCTGCGGCTGTTCCATCGACGCCGTCGCGCGCGCATTCGACGGGCGCATGGACGAAGCGGGGGCGCAGGCGGCAGGGCTGCGCGACGACGCCGTGGCCGAGCTGGTCGGCCACGACCCCGAGCGCGCCAGCGCGTCGCGCGACGCGTGGCGGCCGCACCTGGTGGTGCGTAACCCCGCGGCGCGCCCGCGCGGCGGCGTGGCGATCGTCCAACTCTCGCGGTTTCTGGCACACGTGCGGGTGGGCCCTGGCTCGGGCGACGGTCCGCCGGTGCCACCGCGCCGAGCCGTGGCGCGGGTTCACGGGGCAGTGGCTGTGCAGGTGCTCGAGCGCGCGCTGGTGCACGAACGCTTCGAGTCGCCGCGCGCATACCCCGACGACGATCTCGTGGATCGCGCCCTGGCCGCCGTGTGGCTGGGCGAGCTGCCGGGCTACGGGCTTCGCGCCCTGCCGCTCGGCGGAGGACGCAATGCGGCGCAGGCCGTGCCGAATCCGGTGCGCGTTACCGAGCGGACGCTTTCCAATGGGCGGCTGTCGGTGGCCGTAGGCGACGAGGGTCGCGTGACGCTGCGCCACGAGGCCAGCGGTCGCGTGATCGATGACCTGTTGCGGCTCGAAGATCAGGACGACCTCGGCGACCTCTACACGCCTTCGTTGCGTGGCGAGGTTCGCTCGGCGCGCCTCGCCGGCATGCGCATCGTGTATCGTGGGCCCCTGCGCGGCGCCATCGAGACCCGATGGCGCGTGCGCGTGCGGACCGGCCAGGCTGTCACGGTGCGCGTGCGCTTCACCCTCGATGCCGACGCTGACATGTTGCGGCTGAGCGTGCGCGGCGAGAACGCGGCGGCCGATCACCGGCTGCGGCTCGATGTGGCGACGGACGTCGCGACGCCCACCGTGCGCGCCGACGCCGCGTTCGGGCCCGTGGAACGCGTGCCGCTGGTCCTCGCGCCCGACGAGGCGGCCATGGAAGCCGCCCCACCCACCGCACCGCTGCATCGGTATGTCTCGCTCAGCGGCGCGCTCGGCGGCGCCACGCTGTTCTCCGATGGTCTGGCCGAATACGAGGTGGACGGTGACGGCCGTGTTCACCTGACGCTCGTGCGCGCCGTCGGTGAACTCTCCCGCAACGATTTGCCCGAGCGGCCCGGACACGCGGGGTGGCCGTCGCCCACCCCCGAAGCGCAGTGCCGGGGTCCATTTGCCGCGGAGTGCGCGCTCATGCTGCACGACGCCTGGGGCGATGAGACGGCCGATCTCGTGGAGCGGGCGGCCGACGACGCGCTCGTGCCGCTCACCGGAGCCACGATCCGGTCGCTGACCTCGATCGCCCCGGAGATGCCGGGCCTCGAATTGCAGGGAAGGGGGCTCGCGTTCTCCGCGGCCAAGGAGAGCGAGGACGGCGCGTGGCTCGTGCTGCGCTGCGTGAATCTCCTCGACCGGGCCGTGCGCGGGCGGTGGGTGGTGGCGGGAGGCGTGCGCGAAGCGTGTCTGTCGCGGCTGGACGAGACGCCGGGTGAGGGGATCCCGGTGCGCGATGCCGCCGTGGAGTTCGCGGCGCCGGCCTGCGGGGTCGTAACCCTGTTGGTACGCTGAAGGACGGAGCGCGCTTCGCTCATGCTTGACTCCCCCGCTTCTCTGGTCCTGACCGCGCTCGCGGCGGCGTTGGTCATCGTCATGATTCCCCGCCTCGTCGCGGCGGTCCGGATCGCGTTCGGTGTTCGCCGCCAGGAACGCGCGCGCCTCGCGGCGCGCGAACCCGACTTCGACAGCGCGCGGGCGTATCACGAACGACTCCCGGACGCGGAGACACGGCAAGCGTTGGACGACCGCACCTGGCGCGACCTCGACCTCGACGACGTGTTCTGCCGGCTCGACTTCACGGTGAGCGAGCCCGGCCGTCAGCATCTCTACCACCTGCTGCGCACGCCGCGGTTCACGGCGGAGCCGCTCGCACGACTCGACCGGGCGGCGCGCCGGCTCAGTGACCGCGACGGGGCGGATGAACGCGTGAGAACCCCCCTGCGTGCCCTCCGGGATCCTCGGGCCGCCCGCCTCGTGGACCTCTGCTTCGACGAGCTGCCACCCCGTCCGCGACTCTGGCTGCTCTTCCCGGTCCTGACGACGGCGTCCGTGATGTGCCTGGCCCTCGTTCCCGTCTGGCCGCGAGCGGCGGTGTGGTGGGTTGGCGTGTGCCTCGTGAATGTGCTCGTGCAGCTCGCCTATAAGCCGCGGGTGAAGCGGTTCGTGCCGGCGCTGCACGAGGTCCCGGCCCTCCTGCGCGCCGCGGGGCAACTCGCGCGGCTCGACCTCGATGAATTCGCCCCCGAGCGCGCGGTGCTCGCCGAGGGAGTGCGGAGCCTGCGTTCGTTGGTCCGCCCCACCCGGTGGCTCATGTTCGAGCCCGGCCAGGCCGGCGGCATGATGAGCGACGTTTCCGGCAGCGCGTACGAGTACGCGAACATGCTCTTTCTGCTCGACGTGAATGCCTTCGTGTTCACGGTCGAGATCCTGCGGGCGTCCCGCGATCGCATGCGGGCGATGCTCGAAGCGATCGGCTACCTCGACGCGGCGCAGTCGGTGGCGACGTGGCGCGGCACGCTCTCACGCTGGTGCGTCCCGGAATTCACGCCGCCACAAAAGGCCATGCACGTCGAAGGACTCGTCCATCCCCTGGTCACCGACGCGGTGCCGAACGCGCTGGAGATCGACGGCGCGAGCGTCCTCATCAGCGGCTCGAACATGGCGGGCAAGACGACCTTCGTGCGAGCCTTGGGGGTGAACGCCGTACTGGCCCAGACGCTCTCCACCGTGTGCGCCGCGTCCTGGCAGGCCCCGTTCCTCCGCGTCCGCTCGTCCATCGGGCGGATGGACAGCGTCCTCGAGGGCAAGAGCTACTACCTGGCCGAGGTCGAGTCGATCCTCGCGCTCATCCGGGCCAAGGAGAGCGGCGACCAGCACCTGTTCCTGCTCGATGAGACGTTTCGCGGAACCAACACCACCGAGCGGGTGGCGGCGGCCTACGCCGTCCTGCGGCATCTGAATCGGGGCCGCGACCTCGTGGTGGTGGCCACGCACGATCTCGAGGTGCTCGATCTGCTCGACGGCGCGTTCGCGCCTCATCACTTTCGCGAGCAGATTGCGGGCGAGGCGTTGACCTTCGACTACCTGCTCCAACCGGGGCCGTCGTCCACCCGCAATGCCATCGCGCTCCTCCGGTTCATGCGGTACCCGGATGCCGTGGTTGCCGACGCGACCGCCCATCTTGACTGGCAGGCGCGGCGCGGCCCGCTCCCCGGCCGCGATCGCGAGCCTGGGTGATCGGGCGCGCGGCCGGCGCTACGCCCGGTCGCGCAGCAGGCCCCCCGCCTCGCCCGACAGCCGGTCGCGCAGCCAATCCCCGAGCAGCGTGCAGGCGCACACCGTGGCGATGAGCGCGAGGCCGGGCGCCAGCGCCACCCATGGGGCGGTCACGATGGCGTCTCGCCCGCCGGCGATCATGTTGCCCCAGCTCGGCGCCGGCGGCTGCACGCCCAGCCCGAGAAACGACAGTCCGCTCTCCAGCAGGATGGCATTGCCCACGCCGAGCGCCGTGGCTACGATGGCGGGCCCCAGCGCATTCGGCACCGCGTGCCGCCACAACACCCGCCCGCTCCGCGCGCCGAGCGCTCGTGCCGCGTCGATATACGGATGCGTCCGCACGCCCAACACTTCGGCCCGCACCATGCGTGCCACGCCCATCCACCCTGTGGCGATGAGTACGACGACCACGCTCGTGAGGCCGGGCCGCCACAACGCGGCGCATACTAAAAGTAGTATAAGACGCGGAACGGCGAGCAGCGCGTCGGCGACGGCCATGACCAGGCGGTCCGTGAGCCCGCCCATCCAGGCGGCCGTCGCCCCGACGGCCGTGCCCAGTGCCGCGGCCGCCCCCGAGCCCACGAGGCCCACGGCCAGCGAGATCCGGCCTGCCAGCATCATGCGCACGAACAGGTCGCGCCCGAACCCGTCGGTGCCCAGCAGATGGAACGCGCCCGTCGCATCGCGTGCCCCGGGCGGCAGGTCGCGCAGCGCGAGCACGTCGCCGATCGCCAACGGGTTCTGATGCGACAGCATGGGCACGATGATCACCGCCAGCGCCATCGCCCCGAGCAGGCCGAGCGCTCCGAGGGCGATCGGGTCGCGTCGCCGCGCGGTGGGCGGGCCGGCGCTCGTCACGGCGCGGCCCGCCGCGGGTCGAGGAGCGTGAGCGCGAGGTCGGCGGCGAGGTTGGCCGCAATCACCACGCCAGCGTACAGCATCGCGCACGCCATCACCACGGGGTAATCGCGCGACGCGATCGCGGTCAGCATCGCCGTTCCCATTCCGGGCCACGCGAACACCGCCTCCACGAACACCGAGCCCGCCACGAGGCCCGGCAGCGAGAGCGCGAGGAGCACGATCAGCGGGGGCAGCACGTTCCGCAGCACGTGGCGACCGAATACCCGGCTCGGGGCGGCGCCCTTGGCCCTCGCCGTGCGTACGAAATCCAGTCGCATCACGTCGGCCACGCTGTTGCGCGCGTACCGCGCGATGCCGGCCGCGCCGATGGCCGCCAGAATGGAAACCGGAAGTACGGCATGGCGCACGAGGTCGCGCGCCGCGGCCCAGCCGCTCAGTTCGGCCCCGGGGGTGTGCAGCCCGAACGCCGGCAGCCGCAGCCATTCCGGGAACCCCAGTAGGCTCGCGCCGTAC encodes:
- a CDS encoding superoxide dismutase, with the protein product MAFTLPALPYANNALEPHIDARTMEIHHDKHHGGYVNNLNAALEKAPAFQGKSLDDLLKDLNAVPEAVRTAVRNNAGGHWNHSMFWQIMGPKGGGEPTGKLADAIKKSFGDFAKFQEQFAAAGAGRFGSGWAWLITDGGKLSITSTPNQDNPLMEGKHAVMGLDVWEHAYYLHYQNRRPDYIKAWWNVVNWQAVADRM
- the pdxH gene encoding pyridoxamine 5'-phosphate oxidase produces the protein MNDVPFAEPFARFRSLLDEATALDRAVLPEPTAFALGTVDAGGRPAVRIVLLKGVDEQGFVFYTNFESRKGRELRGNPHAALCFYWQALERQVRVEGLAAPVAEADADAYFASRARGSQIGAWASTQSREEATEGLLQTRYAEFERKFEGQAVPRPAYWSGFRVAPERMEFWRGMPSRLHERELYVREGAGWRVRTLFP
- a CDS encoding VTT domain-containing protein — translated: MDQLLDLFHRLTNVHELITWGGYVGLTLVIFAETGLLVGFFLPGDSLIVTAGLFAALGQFDVYLLGLLLSVASIAGNTSGYGIGRVTGRALYSRPDSLLFKRKHLLRAHDFYERRGGATVLIARFMPIVRTFVPVVAGVATMDWWRYTVYNVVGGLLWIWGMLFTGYFLGRYIPGIDRHIDVVIMVVIVLSLMPGAIAWWRARRRATAPDIASDA
- the speA gene encoding biosynthetic arginine decarboxylase → MATHTAEPAPSVPDAGAAGSGWTIESARQLYNIEGWGGGFFDINEKGHVVVRPDRTQPEHELDLFELELDLEEQGVALPVLLRFSDILRSRIDALSGHFQAAREEYGYEGGYTTVYPIKVNQQRHVVEEIVQFGAAHGVGLECGSKPELQAVLGLAEHTAHVIVCNGYKDEEFMRLALMGQKLGHQVFIVIEQLSEIDVLLQVADEMEVTPTAGVRIKLASRGYGRWAESGGEKSKFGLNAAQLVQAVEKLRAAGRLDILRLIHFHLGSQITDIRFIKSGLQEIARFYVELRSMGVNITHVDVGGGLGVDYDGTNSTSDASVNYSLQEYANDVMYTLAEACREHEQPMPHVISESGRALTAHHALLLLKVIDVESVAEQPLPPLTDDDHQLLHEMVADYKDVSRKNASRRRVKEVFHDATFDKERAHEYFNSGVLSLRERALADQIYFSTINLIARICRQNRDAYDDIMADLEATLVDRYFCNFSLFQSLPDSWAIDQLFPIMPIHRLDEEPTRRGTLQDVTCDSDGKIDRFVGEKNGAPSLELHEFRDGEPYVLGVFLTGAYQEILGDLHNLFGDTNAVHIRLGPNGGYDVSDLVHGDTVTEVLNYVQFRASDLLQVFRRKVAAAKYLTRQEANTFIADYVAGLEGYTYLEGEAAQ
- a CDS encoding TIGR00266 family protein, with amino-acid sequence MADVIDYKIIGDDLQAVIITLDAGERVIAEAGAMMYMQDGIRMDTTLDPNAQGGSMVGKLLGGAKRALSGDSFFMTTFTNAAGVRRDVAFAAVTPGKIHPVDLKDWGGRIVAQRDAFLCGARGMNVSVAFSRRLGAGFFGGEGFILQRIEGDGLVFLHASGTLCEMQLAGGEKIQVDTGCLVAFDERVDYDIAMVPGIKTALFGGEGLFFATLTGPGRVILQSMPFSRLADRILASAPRAGGARKEEGGLGGALGLMGGLLNNRD
- a CDS encoding cation:proton antiporter, which codes for MTPPHALVLAATTGLIGESAAAHLLVALAAILVATRALGEVAQRLRQPAVLGELIAGVLLGGSVLGIVDASSPVLSAMSELGVILLLFEIGLETDVRNLIKVGGVAATVACAGVVLPFGAGYLGAELFGLGRVPALVCGAALCATSVGISARVLSDLGMLDTTEGRVVLGAAVIDDVIGLVILAVVAGIVEGGSVSLPRIARIAGVAVGFVVVAVAVGSRVAPLVFRAAEKVRAAGALGLVAIAFAFFLAWTAHLAGSAMIIGAFAAGVVLHDLPQRGAVQESTTRIGQFFVPIFFASVGAAVDLPALLHGSALQVGAILIGVGIVGKVLAGYVPWWFKGDKLLVGVAMVPRGEVGLIFAQMGLASGGIDNGLFGAIMLMVLVTTFVTPPALGRRAASRLRQAAEPQGIDDLVAGPSRNRKGR